The DNA sequence CGAGATGCTCGACGGCACGCGTCTGCACGTTGCTGGTGAGGCAGCATTCGATGGCGACCCCGGCCCGCTTGGCCTCGGCCATCAGCGCCGGGTCCTCGATGAGGCGCGTGCCGTGTCCGATGCGATGCGCGTGGCAGTGGTGGATGGCGGCCGCCACGGACGATGCGCCCGCGCCCTCACCGGCGTGGCAGGTGCAGGGCAAGCCGTGCTCGAACGCATAGTCGAACGCCGCCTTGTGCAGCTCCGCGGGGTTCCCCGCCTCGCCGCCGGCCAAGTCGAAGCCGACGACGCCGCGGCCCTTGAAGTCCACGGCGAGCCGCGCGAGCTCGAGCGACACGCTGGGATCCATGTTCCGGATGCCGCAGACGATCACGCGGGCGACGATGCCATGCTCGCGTTCGGCGCGGGCGAGGCCGCGCAGCGGCGCTTCCACCGCTTGGGCGAGCGAGAGGCCGCCCGCGATGTTGAGCACCGGCGCATACCGCGCCTCGAGGTAGCGCACGCCTTCCTTGGCGCAGTCCTCGGCCAGCTCGTAGGCGATGCGCTCCATCGCCTCCTCGGTCTGCATCACGCTCAGCGTGTGGCCGAAGCGCGCGAGGTAGTCCTCGAGGTTGCGCGCGTCGTCGACGCGCATGTACTCGCGCAGCGCCTCCGCGTCGTCCTCGGGCATGGTGACGCCGTGGTCGCGCGCCAGCTCCAGCATCGTCGCCGGCCGCAGGGAGCCGTCGAGGTGGCAGTGGAGCTCGGCCTTCGGGAGCCGCCGCAGCAGCTCGCTGGTCACGACCGTCACGCGTCGATGCCTTCGCGCGCGGCGCGGGCGCTGACGATGCGCATCACGTAGCCGCCGCTGAGCGGCGTGTCGGGGGCGACGCCGATGCCGCGGCTGTCCACCACGCCGCGCGTCCCGGCCCGCACCTCGTCGGCGAGCGCCGCATCGGCGGCGGCGACGGCATCGAGGACCGTGCTGCCGCCCGGTACACGCACCGTCTTGCCGTTCACGAACACCGTCAGCTCGCTCATGGCAGGCTCCGGATGCGCGGCGCCGACAGCGCCTCGGTCATGGTCAGGCGACCATCCGGCACGCGGCGCAGGTGGGCGATGAGGGCATCCAAGTCGATCACGCCTAGCTCCTCGGGGGCAGACCCCCCGGACAATCCAACCCCGTCGCCACCGCTGGCGATGAAGTCGGACATGATCACGCGATAGGTGCGGCGATCGGCCAGCGGCCGACCGTCCGCCATGATGATGCGCCGCACCCGTGCACCGACAGGCGCGTTCGGCGCATAGTCGATCGTCACACCACTCACGTGCACGTTGATGCGGCTGCCGTCGACCAGCGATTCGATGTAGCGCCGCAGGGCATCCCCGCGCACGGTGATCGCCACGAGGCGGTTCGCGAACGGTGCGATCTCGTGCAGGTCGCCGTAGGTCACCGCGCCCGCGCGCAGCTCGGCGCGGATGCCGCCGTTGTTCATGACGCTCATGTCGCCCTGCCCCGCCGCGCGCTGCGCATCGGCGATCAGGTTGCCGAGCGCGTACTGCTCGCCCTGGCGCGGGAAGCGCGCCTCGCTGGTGACGATGGTGTCCTGCACGATGTGCCGCACGGCCGCGACGGCCTGCGCCACCAGCGGCTCCACCACCGGATCCGGCGTGATGCGGTCGCTGACCACGTCGCGCAGCTCGGGTCGCCGCGGCGGCATGCCCGCCGCGAGTTCGAGATCCATCACGCCCAGCGCCCCGGTGCTCGAACGGGCCTGCACGATCGGGATGCCGTTCACCACGGTGCCCACGGCCGAATGCGTGTGGCCCGAGACGATCGCGTCGACGGTGCCGGGCTCGAGCTCGCGCGCGAGCTCGAAGATCTCGCCGCGGCAATCATCGGGATTGTCCACGTTGCAGAAGCCGCCGAGGTGCGCGACGACGATCACCCGTTGCGCCCCCCGCGCGCGCAGCGCGGCGGCCGAGCGGCGGATCACGGGCGCGGGCGGCGTGAACCGGAGATCCGCGACATGCCGCGGCATCGTCGTGCGCGGCGTGGCCGGATCGGCGATGCCCACGATGCCGACCTTGCCGATCGGCGTCTCGAGCACGGTGTCGTTCGGGATCCACTCGACGTCGCGGCCATCCGCATACGTCACGTTGGCGCCGAGCACCGGGGCGGTCAGCTGCCGCATGCGCACGCGCAGCGTGTCCTGCCCGTAGTCGAACTCGTGGTTGCCCAGCGCGTGCGCGGCGAAGCCGATGGCGTTGAGCACGGGCACGACCAGCGCGCCCTTCGTCAGGTCCGAGGGCGGCGTGCCGGTAAACAGGTCACCGCCGCTCAGCACCAGCGTCGCGCACACCGGCGCGCACTCGGCCTGCGCCGCGCGCACCATCGTCGCGATCTGCGCGAAGCCGCCGCGGTTGCCGAGGCTGCCCACCGGACGCGGCCGGAACGCGCCGTGCATGTCGTTCATGGCGAGGATGCGCAGCGAGGCCCGCGGCGGGAGCAGCTCCCAGTTCCGGACGAACACATCCTGCGGCTCCAGCGTCCCGCGGCGGCGGATGTCCTCGATGATCAGCTCACGGATCTCGCGGCTGCCTTCGTACACGACCGGCGCGCCGCGCAGCATATCGTAGCCTCCGCCCCCCGAGGCGCGGTAGCTGTTCAGCGCGACGGTAAAGCTGTCGGTGTCGGCGACGGGGCGGCCGTTGCGCTCGAGCTTGGTGATGCGCCGCCCCACCGGGCGCGACAGGTCCACCGTGTAGTCGAGGCCCTGCAGCACGTCGTAGTTGTAGCCGGGAATGCTGGGGTCGTTGCGCACGGTGAACGCGCCGTTCGCGGCCCGCTCCACCACCCAGTACCGGTTGGTGTGCTCGAGGTGCGCGCGGATCTGCGCGCCCGACAGCTTGAGCGCGCGCAGCGTGTTCTCGTATGGGTACAGCGCGACCAAGCGCTCGACCGTGATGTTCCCCGCCTCGAAGCGCGCCTCAGTGGTGAACACCGACGCGAAGCTCAGTTCGGCACCGGACTCGCGCAGCTGCACCGCCTGGATCAGGTCGATCATCGGCCGGTCCACCATGCGCGAGGAATCCGTGACCCAGGCGACGCTGGTGCGGCCGATGACGGCCGTCGAATAGCGCACGGCCGCCTGATGGCCGCGCTCGACGGCGCGCACGACGGCGCGCTGCTCCGGCCATCCCGCAGCCTGGACGGTCTCCCCGCGCTTGGACACCAGCGTCCAGCGGCCGGCGCGGCGCTCCAGCTCCAACGTGACGACGGCGACGCTGGTGGCCCAGTTGCGCGGTTGCACCAACAGCACGCCGTTGATGGTTGAGTCGGTCATCTCGCGGTGCGAGTGGCCGATGACGATGGCGTCGATGCCCCGCACCTCGCGCGCCACGCGGGCCATGGGGTTCTCGGCCGGCAGGCCCGTCGCGATCGTATCGTAGGAGGTCAGCTCATCGAGCCCGGCATGCGCCACGACAATCACCACGTCCGCGCCGTCGGCGCGCGCCGAGTCCACTTGGGCCGGCAGTGCCGCCACGATGTCGTCGACGACGAGGCGGTTCCGCAGGTTGTCGCGATCCCAGACCATCGACCCCGGCGTTGTGGCCCCGATGATCGCGACCTTCACGCCGGCGCGGGTCACCATGGTACGGCCGGGGTACTGATGGCCGCCGTCGAGCCGGCGCGTGTTGGCGGCGAGGAACGGGAAGCGCGCCTGCGCCACGGCGCGGTCGAACACGCCGAGGCCGTAGTTGAACTCGTGGTTGCCGACGGCAGCCGCGTCGTAGCGCATGAGGTTCATGGCCGCGACCACGGGATGCGGCGCCAGCGAGTCGAGGCGCCCCGCCACGAACGTCATGGCATTGCCCTGCAGCAGGTCGCCGGCGTCCACGAGGACGACGCGGTTCCGCGCGGCACGGCGCAGGGAATCCACGATGCTGGCGGCCCGGGCCAGCCCGCGGCTCGAGTCGGCGCGGCCCGCCGCATAGTCCCAGCCGCGGAGACGCCCGTGCACGTCCGTGGTCGCCGCCACCTTGAGCGTCACCCGGTCTTGGGCGCGCAGCGGCACTGTCAGGGAAGCGCTGAGGACCAGGCCGAGGATGGCGCCGGCCGCCGCGCGGCGCACGTCGATGCGAGTGGCAAACATCCCTGAAAGCTAGCCAGACCGGGCGCGACGATGGAGGTCGGAGGGTGGCGTGCCCGGAGGAAAACGCGGAACTTTCGGGCAGACACCCTTCGATACAGGACCGTGACAGCCTCCTCGCTTCTTGCCGCGACCAGCTCCCGGCAGATTTCCCTCGTGCTCCAACCTCGTCTCGGATTCGCGTGCGCCCGCTGATCATCGGCGTCGCCGGCGGCTCCGGATCGGGCAAGACCACCGTGGCCCGACGCGTCGCGGAGGCCCTCGACGGCGCGAAGGTCGCGTTCCTCGACATGGACGCGTACTACCGCGACCACCACGCCCTCACCCACGACGAGCTGCGCCTGCTCAACTGGGATCACCCGGATGCCTTTGACCTTGACCTGCTCGCCGCGCACCTCGGCCGACTGGCCGATGGGCATGGCATCGAGAAGCCGGTCTACGACTTTGTCCGCCACCGACGCGCGCCGGAGTCGCAGCGCATCGAACCGGCCGACGTGATCGTCATCGACGGCATCCTCCTGCTCGTCGAGGAGCGCATCCGCGCACGCCTCGACATCAAGGTCTTCGTGGACACCGACGCCGACATCCGGCTCATCCGCCGCATCCGCCGCGACATGGCGCGGCGCGGCCGGCCGCTCGAAGAGATCCTCGATCAGTACCTGACGACCGTGCAGCCGATGCATCTCCAGTTCGTCGAGCCCAGCAAGCGCTACGCCGATCTCATCATCCCGCGGGGTGGGGAGAACGCGGTCGCCATCGACCTGCTGCTCGCGGCCATCAACCGCCGTCTCGCCGGGGCGCGCGCGTGACCGCACCGGCCGCCGGCGGAGAGCGCATCCTCGTCGTCGACGACGAACCGGACATCGTTGCGCTCGTCGTCTACCACTTGGCGAAGGCGGGCTATCGCGTCTCCTCGGCGGCCACCGGGACCGATGCCCTGCAGCTGGCCAAGCGTGACCGGCCCTCGCTGGTCGTGCTCGACCTCATGCTCCCGAGCATGAGCGGCTTCGACGTCCTCGCGAAGCTCCGCGAGGACAGCAATACCGCGAACGTCGCCGTGCTCATGCTCACGGCCCGCAAGGAAGAGCCGGATCGCATCCGCGGGCTGGAGCTCGGTGCCGACGACTACATCACGAAGCCGTTCTCGCCGCAGGAACTCGTGCTCCGGGTAGGCGCGATTCTCCGTCGCGTCTCCAGCACCGGCGCGCCCACCGATGTGCTGCAGATCGGCCCGATCCGCGTGGACCGCTCGGCCCACCGCGTGCTCGTGAACGAGCACGAGATCGAGCTCACGCCCACGGAATACAAGCTGCTGCTCACGCTGGCCGAGCGGCGGGGCCGCGTGCAGTCCCGCGCGCACCTGCTCGAGACGGTGTGGGACGCCGCGCCCGACATCCAGACGCGCACCGTGGACATGCACATCCAGCGCCTGCGCACCAAGCTGCACCCGGCGGGCGACCTGATCGAGACCGTGCGCGGCTTCGGCTACCGGCTCAAGGGCGGCAAGGACGCGTGAGGCTCACGCAACGGCTGCTCCTCGGCGCGTTCATCGTCGTCGGGGTCCTCGCGGTCGTCATGGTCACGATCGTCGACCGCCAGCTCACCAACCGACTGCGCGACGACGCGACGACCTTCCTCGAGCGTGAGGCGGAACTCGTCGGCGTGCTGTGGCAGCGCGACGCCCAGGCCCCGGACTCGCTGGCCAATGCCATCGGCGCCGCGCTCGGTCGGCGCGTCACGCTCGTGGCGCCCGACGGCGTAGTCATCGGCGATTCGGAGTTCGATGGCGATGCGCTGCGTGGCCTCCAGAACCACGCCACGCGACCCGAGGTTGCCGAGGCCGTGGCGAGCGGCCTGGGTTCATCGCGGCGCCCGTCGCCCTCGACGGGCGACCAGGAGCTCTACGTCGCGGTGCGCGTGCCCGCGATGGGCGTCGCCCGCGTCTCGCTGCCGACCGCCAGCATCGACGCGGTCACCCGCGACGCGCGCTCGGACATCCTCGGGGCGGCGCTGTTCGCCCTGCTCGCCGCCCTCGGGATCGCGTTCCTGTTCTCGCGGTCGGTCTCGCGGCCGGTGGAAGAGCTGCGCGACGTTGCGGCCGCGCTCGCCGACGGCGATCTCGCGCGGCGGCCGACGCTTAAGGCCCCGGGGGAAGTCGGCGAGCTCGCCGACGCGCTCAAGGAGCTCGCGGAGCAGCTGTCCGCCCGCTTGCGCGCGCTCGAGGCGGACGAAACGCTGCTCGTCCAGCTGACCGAGTCGCTCAACGAGGGCGTGATCGCCGTGGACGCGACACGCATGGTCGTGCGCATCAACGAGACGGCCCGGCGCCTCCTCGGCTCGCGCGCACCCCTGCCCTTCCCCGTCGAAGACTTGCCACGCGACCTCGCGCTGCGCGAGGCGCTGCAGGGCGCGTTCGACGGCACGGTCACGGAGGGCGTTGAGGTCGTCATCACCGGCCGCACACTCAACATCACCGCGCGCCCGCTCAGCGGCGGCGGCGCCGTACTCGCCCTCTTCGACCTCACGCGCGTGCGCCGGCTCGAGGCGGTGCGCCGCGATTTCGTGGCCAACGTGTCGCACGAGCTGCGCACACCGCTCACGATCGTCGGGGGCTTCGCCGAGACCCTGGTCGAGGAAGACGTCCCGGCCGAGACGCGTCGAGGCTTCGCCGAGCGCATCCTCGGCAACACGCGCCGCATGCAGCGCATCGTGGACGACCTGCTCGACCTGTCGCGCATCGAGTCCGGCGGCTGGGTGCCGAATCCGCAGGCGATCGACCTCGCGTCGGTCGCGACCGACGTGTTCGCCGCGGCACGGGACGCCGCGGACCGCAAGGGATTGGCGCTCGACGCGGAGTTCCCCGCCGACGCCGCGTCCGTGTATGCCGACAGCACCGCGTTGCGTCAGGTGCTCGGCAACCTCGTGGACAACGCGGTGCGGCATACCGCCAGCGGGCGCGTGACGCTCTTCTCGCGGCGGCACGAGCGCGGCGTGATCGTCGGCGTGCG is a window from the Pseudogemmatithrix spongiicola genome containing:
- the add gene encoding adenosine deaminase, whose protein sequence is MTVVTSELLRRLPKAELHCHLDGSLRPATMLELARDHGVTMPEDDAEALREYMRVDDARNLEDYLARFGHTLSVMQTEEAMERIAYELAEDCAKEGVRYLEARYAPVLNIAGGLSLAQAVEAPLRGLARAEREHGIVARVIVCGIRNMDPSVSLELARLAVDFKGRGVVGFDLAGGEAGNPAELHKAAFDYAFEHGLPCTCHAGEGAGASSVAAAIHHCHAHRIGHGTRLIEDPALMAEAKRAGVAIECCLTSNVQTRAVEHLDEHPLRRYFDAGLKVSLNTDNRLMSGTDLVTEYGLAAKHQGFSFEELCQLARAGFENAFLPETERSALLARVDAELATLTRSAA
- the udk gene encoding uridine kinase, whose amino-acid sequence is MRPLIIGVAGGSGSGKTTVARRVAEALDGAKVAFLDMDAYYRDHHALTHDELRLLNWDHPDAFDLDLLAAHLGRLADGHGIEKPVYDFVRHRRAPESQRIEPADVIVIDGILLLVEERIRARLDIKVFVDTDADIRLIRRIRRDMARRGRPLEEILDQYLTTVQPMHLQFVEPSKRYADLIIPRGGENAVAIDLLLAAINRRLAGARA
- a CDS encoding thiamine biosynthesis protein ThiS; translated protein: MSELTVFVNGKTVRVPGGSTVLDAVAAADAALADEVRAGTRGVVDSRGIGVAPDTPLSGGYVMRIVSARAAREGIDA
- a CDS encoding 5'-nucleotidase C-terminal domain-containing protein — its product is MFATRIDVRRAAAGAILGLVLSASLTVPLRAQDRVTLKVAATTDVHGRLRGWDYAAGRADSSRGLARAASIVDSLRRAARNRVVLVDAGDLLQGNAMTFVAGRLDSLAPHPVVAAMNLMRYDAAAVGNHEFNYGLGVFDRAVAQARFPFLAANTRRLDGGHQYPGRTMVTRAGVKVAIIGATTPGSMVWDRDNLRNRLVVDDIVAALPAQVDSARADGADVVIVVAHAGLDELTSYDTIATGLPAENPMARVAREVRGIDAIVIGHSHREMTDSTINGVLLVQPRNWATSVAVVTLELERRAGRWTLVSKRGETVQAAGWPEQRAVVRAVERGHQAAVRYSTAVIGRTSVAWVTDSSRMVDRPMIDLIQAVQLRESGAELSFASVFTTEARFEAGNITVERLVALYPYENTLRALKLSGAQIRAHLEHTNRYWVVERAANGAFTVRNDPSIPGYNYDVLQGLDYTVDLSRPVGRRITKLERNGRPVADTDSFTVALNSYRASGGGGYDMLRGAPVVYEGSREIRELIIEDIRRRGTLEPQDVFVRNWELLPPRASLRILAMNDMHGAFRPRPVGSLGNRGGFAQIATMVRAAQAECAPVCATLVLSGGDLFTGTPPSDLTKGALVVPVLNAIGFAAHALGNHEFDYGQDTLRVRMRQLTAPVLGANVTYADGRDVEWIPNDTVLETPIGKVGIVGIADPATPRTTMPRHVADLRFTPPAPVIRRSAAALRARGAQRVIVVAHLGGFCNVDNPDDCRGEIFELARELEPGTVDAIVSGHTHSAVGTVVNGIPIVQARSSTGALGVMDLELAAGMPPRRPELRDVVSDRITPDPVVEPLVAQAVAAVRHIVQDTIVTSEARFPRQGEQYALGNLIADAQRAAGQGDMSVMNNGGIRAELRAGAVTYGDLHEIAPFANRLVAITVRGDALRRYIESLVDGSRINVHVSGVTIDYAPNAPVGARVRRIIMADGRPLADRRTYRVIMSDFIASGGDGVGLSGGSAPEELGVIDLDALIAHLRRVPDGRLTMTEALSAPRIRSLP
- a CDS encoding response regulator, encoding MTAPAAGGERILVVDDEPDIVALVVYHLAKAGYRVSSAATGTDALQLAKRDRPSLVVLDLMLPSMSGFDVLAKLREDSNTANVAVLMLTARKEEPDRIRGLELGADDYITKPFSPQELVLRVGAILRRVSSTGAPTDVLQIGPIRVDRSAHRVLVNEHEIELTPTEYKLLLTLAERRGRVQSRAHLLETVWDAAPDIQTRTVDMHIQRLRTKLHPAGDLIETVRGFGYRLKGGKDA
- a CDS encoding sensor histidine kinase → MRLTQRLLLGAFIVVGVLAVVMVTIVDRQLTNRLRDDATTFLEREAELVGVLWQRDAQAPDSLANAIGAALGRRVTLVAPDGVVIGDSEFDGDALRGLQNHATRPEVAEAVASGLGSSRRPSPSTGDQELYVAVRVPAMGVARVSLPTASIDAVTRDARSDILGAALFALLAALGIAFLFSRSVSRPVEELRDVAAALADGDLARRPTLKAPGEVGELADALKELAEQLSARLRALEADETLLVQLTESLNEGVIAVDATRMVVRINETARRLLGSRAPLPFPVEDLPRDLALREALQGAFDGTVTEGVEVVITGRTLNITARPLSGGGAVLALFDLTRVRRLEAVRRDFVANVSHELRTPLTIVGGFAETLVEEDVPAETRRGFAERILGNTRRMQRIVDDLLDLSRIESGGWVPNPQAIDLASVATDVFAAARDAADRKGLALDAEFPADAASVYADSTALRQVLGNLVDNAVRHTASGRVTLFSRRHERGVIVGVRDTGVGIPKEHLPRIFERFYRVDPGRAREEGGTGLGLAIVKHLVEAHGGRVKAESEVGVGSSITAFFPD